A genomic segment from Nocardiopsis sp. Huas11 encodes:
- a CDS encoding acetolactate synthase large subunit — MKDLEMTEQMTGAQSLIRSLEHVGVDTVFGIPGGAILPAYDPLYDSDKVRHILMRHEQGAGHAAEGYAYATGKPGVCMATSGPGATNLVTPLADAHMDSVPMVAITGQVASPMIGTDAFQEADICGITMPITKHNFLVKDVRDIPRTISEAFHIASTGRPGPVLVDISKDALQAGAEFIWPERMDLPGYRPVTKPHGKQVREAARMIAEAKRPVLYVGGGVLRAGASAELRVLAELTGVPVVTTLMARGVFPDSHPLCVGMPGMHGDVAAVGALQKADLVVALGARFDDRVTGRLDSFAPDAKIVHADIDPAEISKNRHADVPIVGDCREVLADLVVAVRADQEKGREGDYAAWWHQLNRLRETYPKGYEPHDGDTLAPQAVIERLGQIVGPEATYVAGVGQHQMWAAQFVDYERPGAFVNSGGLGTMGFSVPAALGAKAGDPDRVVWSIDGDGCFQMTNQELATCAIEGIPIKVAVVNNGNLGMVRQWQTLYYEGRYSNTDLQTSPKDEKVRIPDFVRLAEAYGCVGLRCERPEDIDSTIEKAMSINDAPVVVDFTVSHDAMVWPMVGPGVSNDQIQYARDMAPNWEHED, encoded by the coding sequence CTGAAGGATCTTGAGATGACCGAGCAGATGACCGGCGCCCAATCGCTGATCAGGTCGCTGGAGCACGTCGGCGTTGACACTGTCTTCGGGATTCCCGGCGGCGCCATCCTCCCCGCGTACGACCCCCTCTACGACTCGGACAAGGTGCGCCACATCCTCATGCGCCACGAGCAGGGAGCGGGCCACGCGGCCGAGGGCTACGCCTACGCCACCGGCAAGCCCGGCGTGTGCATGGCCACCAGCGGCCCCGGTGCCACGAACCTCGTGACACCGCTGGCCGACGCCCACATGGACTCGGTGCCGATGGTCGCCATCACCGGCCAGGTCGCCTCGCCCATGATCGGCACCGACGCATTCCAGGAAGCGGACATCTGCGGCATCACGATGCCGATCACCAAGCACAACTTCCTGGTCAAGGATGTGCGGGACATCCCGCGCACCATCTCCGAGGCCTTCCACATCGCCTCCACCGGCCGTCCCGGCCCGGTGCTCGTCGACATCTCCAAGGACGCCCTGCAGGCAGGGGCCGAGTTCATCTGGCCCGAGCGCATGGACCTGCCCGGCTACCGCCCGGTCACCAAGCCGCACGGCAAGCAGGTGCGCGAGGCCGCCCGGATGATCGCCGAGGCCAAGCGCCCCGTGCTCTACGTCGGCGGCGGTGTCCTGCGCGCCGGGGCCTCGGCCGAACTGCGTGTCCTGGCCGAACTCACCGGCGTCCCGGTCGTCACCACCCTGATGGCCCGCGGCGTCTTCCCCGACAGCCACCCGCTGTGCGTGGGCATGCCCGGCATGCACGGCGACGTCGCCGCCGTCGGCGCCCTGCAGAAGGCCGACCTGGTGGTGGCCCTGGGCGCCCGCTTCGACGACCGCGTCACCGGCCGCCTGGACTCCTTCGCCCCCGACGCCAAGATCGTCCACGCCGACATCGACCCGGCGGAGATCTCCAAGAACCGCCACGCGGACGTGCCCATCGTGGGCGACTGCCGCGAGGTCCTGGCCGACCTGGTCGTGGCCGTGCGCGCCGACCAGGAGAAGGGCCGCGAGGGCGACTACGCCGCCTGGTGGCACCAGCTCAACCGGCTGCGCGAGACCTACCCCAAGGGCTACGAGCCCCACGACGGCGACACCCTGGCACCGCAGGCGGTCATCGAGCGCCTGGGACAGATCGTCGGCCCGGAGGCCACCTACGTCGCCGGCGTGGGCCAGCACCAGATGTGGGCCGCCCAGTTCGTCGACTACGAGCGCCCCGGAGCCTTCGTCAACTCCGGCGGACTCGGCACCATGGGCTTCTCCGTCCCCGCGGCGCTGGGCGCCAAGGCCGGCGACCCCGACCGCGTCGTGTGGTCGATCGACGGCGACGGCTGCTTCCAGATGACCAACCAGGAGCTGGCCACCTGCGCGATCGAGGGCATCCCGATCAAGGTCGCGGTCGTCAACAACGGCAACCTGGGCATGGTCCGCCAGTGGCAGACCCTCTACTACGAGGGCCGCTACTCCAACACCGACCTGCAGACCTCGCCCAAGGACGAGAAGGTCCGCATCCCCGACTTCGTCCGCCTCGCGGAGGCGTACGGTTGTGTCGGCCTGCGGTGCGAGCGTCCCGAGGACATCGACTCGACCATCGAGAAGGCCATGTCCATCAACGACGCCCCCGTCGTCGTGGACTTCACCGTCAGCCACGACGCGATGGTGTGGCCGATGGTCGGCCCCGGTGTCAGCAACGACCAGATCCAGTACGCGCGCGACATGGCGCCGAACTGGGAACACGAGGACTAG